The following DNA comes from Magnolia sinica isolate HGM2019 chromosome 18, MsV1, whole genome shotgun sequence.
acaagaccagatatttcatatgcagtcggtgttgtgagcaaatacatgtcaaaccccggcaagcaacattaggaagtggtgaaatggctacatcgatacattcgaggtacgaaagaatacatcttaacttttgagaagacagggtcaaagttggtagggtatgtggattccgattacgcaggcagtataaattccagaaagtctactttaggatactcgtttgtactagcaggtagagcaatcagttagatgtcgaagctccAGTCCGTGGTGACTCTTTCCACgactgaagcagaatatatggcaatgACGGAAGCTTTTAAAGAGGTGTTTGGCTcataggcatgataaatcagttggaacTTCAACAGGAGGCcatgccggttaactgtgatagcgagagcgctatccatttggttaaaaattctgtttatcacccacatactaaacacattgatgttcgtcaccactttatccgataggtgcttgaggaaggaaagGTAACACTGGAAAAGATTCATACCAGCATGAATCTAGCAgatatgctcaccaaggtcgttcctacagagaagttcaacttctatgcaacttctctgggcttggcgatggcataaaagaaggacggagtgtgcacgagaagtgttgattgaagcaatgatatgatgcagagaaaagagaagagggcAGTTAGATATAcagttaaagattgaagacatagtggagattgttgacGGACATCTTAAATCCATACATTTATACATTACTCAACCGATCGAGGGCttggcttgactggtcgagtgggccgctcgactagtcgaggcctgctcgacttaaagtccatcGACCTATGTTTTTTAGTGTCCaagccgctcgaccagtcgaggggatggctcgaccggtcgagggggtccttTGATTAGTCGAAGGCTCGtctcgactagtcaaggttacACAGCCCACGCGCAGACTACAtgaatttgaggcgattttcagaCTTTTCCAAGGTCGGTGCGTAAgtgaagttgcctaaactataaataaggggtccctagggctattctaatgtattctaaagctttctaaaagtttttgaAAGATTCCTAAAatggttttagggtttttaaagggtgtagcaagggtgtgatttgagattgttcgaatcgggtaagtcatctcttgtaatttcttctcATAGtaaatttctgtcgctttgtgctgtggtttttttccgcaagaattgtccacgttaaatctttgtgttctcttataaTTGTTTGCCGttattagattgctatcctagatttagacatatgtgattccgcagcacaaatcctcaACACTAAATACAAATGAAGTGCTTTGTGAGCCATAATGCTCCATtgtaaattgttttttttttttttttcctctagaTAGGTAGGAGAGTGGGGAATTGTAGGGCCGCATGATATTTATATGATACCCATGTAAGAATTTTATAAaatgggccttattgatcaatggtttggattgtcccaagtattggatagtgtgatcgggaataccagtggaccccactaagttgtgatgcatctaaaatcatatgaggaGTGGTATACTAAAACTCTGATACACATATAGTGTACAGATGGGACTGGGATTACCAAATTCATGTGGAGTAATAAgaagaggagttttgatggattTCGAACTCCTCGATCCTCTAAAATTATATATACAGGGCTGGGTCCCAATCATACACACAACAAAAGCTTCATTCTCATATCAGCTCTTCTCTAAAGGTGTAAGGTGTGGAAGATTATGCCATCAAACCTATACCGATGGGTTCCAACAAGATACGTTGTCTAGCTCATATGATCTCCATATTCGATGCGTAACACTATCCTTTGCAATTCCACGTTTATTTAAAAACCCACCATTCTAATAGATGTAATCCTCCATGATGcttaggaaaagaagaaaaaaaatgattaaatAAATATTGAATGAGACACACTATAGAAATAATATACATATCaattaaaaacattaaaatgcACTTGCAACCCATCGGATGATCACACTGGAACGATTTTtagttggtgtgtgtgtgtgtgtgtataaaaaggGTTGGGATGTTACACACATGCTATGCTGGCTTCAAAGTTTTCTGGATTTATTACTTCTTATAGAAAAATAATATATGAGTGCTCGATCGGGTAACTTTTCTTCGGAAAATCTAACTTTTCTTCCAAAAAACTCATCGTCTTTCAATGGGGAAATTCTCTGTAAATTTGGAATTAATGACGATAAAAAATTTTTATATAAGCATttctatattttttaatatttcatttttaatgagattttttaaactttaaaaaacacccatcaaacaatcctaaccgccTAAATGATGATTAATTATCAAAAGTAAGATAATGATTGGTCCAAATTCTACGCGAATAATCAGATGATTACTCCAGATTGACTAATGTAATTTTTGGGTTATTCTCCATCCATTGGGTCAGCCATTTAAACGGTGTGGATTACCCTACAAAATTTCCATGCGTGTACTAGGAGAGCCACACCACATGTAAAATTGTGATAAACAATCACAGAGGAATACTCTTTATTCGGTTTTCTGCTGTGATCCTAACCGTTGGAAGGAGATCATTGCTGTTACCAAAGGCTACGATTGCCCCATGGGTAGAGTCCACCCTCAATGTGCCGCATCATTACAGTGGCCGCCGAAgcatggccccacttgtcagaacccAAAGATCCACGTGTAATGCTCAAATGGAATGCAGGCGTGGTCGGTATTTACTCGTCCGTAGTGAGGGTATTTTGGTTATTTAAATTACCAGCAGGTGGGAAAGCGactcggctactgaagtgacgtcactacgttctgtgggccccactatgatctatgtgttgtatccacaccatccatccatttgtagatatcattttaaggcattatacaaagaatgaggaagatacaaagttcaactggaccccaccacagaaaacagtggggaccatggcgccaccattgaaaccttcctagggcctaccatgatttttatttgaaatccaacctgtttataagttaaaaaagacatagaATAAAGggaaacgcaaatatcagcttgataaaaaacttctgtggcccaaagaaaattttaatggtatgcGTTCAATCCCCGCGGGGTACATTTGAAACTTTTTATctcactcattctttggattatgccctaaaatggtctctccaaatgtatggacggtgttgatacaatacatacttcatggtggggcccacagaacgtggtgacgtcacttctcaGTAGCGAACCCGCGTCGTAGCAGGTGGCCCAAATGCGAGCGTGGCGGATAGTTTCTCGTAGTTAGCGTGGGCATTTTAGTCATTTAAATTACTCGCAGATAATGCTGGCGAAACCTTGTAACGTCGTGACAAATATCCCCGAGATTTTTAAAATCTCCTCCGCATTCATATTGCGATATGTTCAAAATCTCAGCAGTTATAATACCGCGAAATGATCGTAGATTTGTTTACCAGAAGAAATTGTTTTATCCGATAATGCCTCTACGGCTTAAAATTATATTAGTTTCTACATGATTAAACTGTCCAAGTGAAATAGTGCTCTCCGAGCACACCAGAGTATTTCTCTATTTTTAAATTTGTGAAGTCATTATTAGTTTATAACAAATATATTTTGTCAAATATTCACTTCCAACGAGAATTTTCAAAATTATCGGGAGAAATGGAAAACTTTCAAAATATCCCGAGAAATTCCGGGGCCGAGAACGATATTTGTCAGGAGGCACAAAACGCCAAAACGGAGGGCGttttggtcatctggaaggtTCGATCGCGTTCCAGAAGCTCGCAGAAGAGAAAAGCAAACGGTACGGCAGAAGAGGCGGAGAGATCCGGAACCTCCCAGAAAACACTCCTCAATCCATACCTTCTCTTCTTCCTATAAAACCCCAATCCTTCTCACCTTCTTTCACATTAGAGCGAGCACACAAAAATTCACTACTCCCTCAAAGCACCGAAACATTTCGAGAAAGGAAAAGGAGATGGACCTAAGGGTGGTTGGCCTTGAAAACCCCTTCTTCTCAGCCCTCCATCAGATGCTGCAGGACCCGCACATCCCTCAAGACGAAGAGGGCCCCACACGAACCTACGTCCGCGATGCAAAGGCCATGGCCTCCACTCCTGCGGATATCAAGGAGTATCCAACGAAGTACGTTTTCGAGGTGGACATGCCGGGCATCAGATCGGCAGATATCAAGGTCCAGGTCGAGGACGACAAGGTGCTCGTCATCAGCGGCGAGAGGAAGAGGGAGGAGGATAAGGAAGCCAAGTATGTGAGGATGGAAAGGAGGGTTGGAAAGTTCATGAGGAAGTTCTCTCTGCCGGAGAACGCGAACGTGGATGCGATCTCGGCCGTGTGTCAGGATGGGGTGCTGGCTGTGACGGTGGAGAAGCTGCCACCTCCGGAGCCCAAGAAGCCCAAGACCATTGAGGTGAAGGTCGTGTGACCAGAAGAGAGAGGCTGTCGCATTTCCTTTTGTTGTTCTCTTATATCTAATATCTgtatttctgttttttttttttgacggaGTTTGGTTTTCTCTGTTTGTGGTTTTGTGTTAAGTGAATGAATAGAATATAGAACTTTCTGTGTACGATGTAAAGTGTTATGATCGACGGTTTACACTTTTCTAGAATGTTCAACAGGTGGGCCAGACGTTTACGTGGAGTGTGGACCACATTTCAAAAACCTGGGTGACTCGACTTGGAATTCTCTGAGTCAAACGgactttttattaaaaataaaaatcaaaaatcaaagctaagATTTAGATTCCCAACCTTACCTCAGGAACTGGGGAGTGCATCATGCCCACCATAGCATGCGAGAGCCGATTACGTGCTGGGACCTCGCGCccttactgtggagcccaccttagtgAATTTATTacgcatccacgccgtccatatatttttttaagatcattctatggcatgagcccagaaatgaaGGTGGACAATACTATTCAACACTAAAAACTtgcatgtttatttaccatccaacaaaaacgtggatgaagggaaaatgaacaaatatcagctcgatccaacaaaaacgtggatgaagagaaaagaacaaatatcaactcgatccaaaacttgtggcctactaactttttaaatggtcaatcaccccTGTTTCCCATCGCATGgtcacctgagatatggatctacttcatttttggtttgaCGCAtggtcacctgagatttggatctgcttcaattttggtttgacGCAgggtcacctgagatttggattgcttCATTTTGGCTTCAGGCTTCATTTTAGTTTCGTGACTTTTAAGTGATATGATAACACGGAAGGACGTCATGACGTGAAGAATACGTACATCCAGGTTGGTGAGGGCCCACTTAATCATCCGCTCCCGGTTTTCATTACGAGGAAGGATTATTTTATGCTCATGGCATCCGAACATGTATCAACCTTGAAAAGACATTTTAAATAAAGTCTTGAATATAAATATTTTTTGGAATTGGTGCTTAACAAAGTGGAGTTGAAATGCAACAGGTCATGCTTACGATCTAAACGCTGGCATATTTAAAGAACATGAAAAGACATTTTAAATGAAATTATGGGTaagttaaaaattttgaattaaacaaAGTGCAGTGAAGATTTTACCCACAAACAGAACCCAACATTTATAATTATACTATTTGTGTACTTTGAGATCTATAAAGTCATTTGAAGTTTCTGTATGCGTACTTAGAGATATGAAAAGTTATTTAAATGAGGTAACGAGTATTTTATGAATTTGGTACTTGACAAAGTGTTAAGATTTCACGGACAAATGCAACTCAATGGTTCATATTTTACCTTTATAAATaaatacattaaaaataaaaataaaaaacccaacaACTCTCTCCCCTTCCAAGTGGGCCTGGGATACTTACAGTTGGGTACCTGTTTTTCTTTCACAAACCATGAAAGATCCACCCTCCATCTGGAACACTACCCCATTTTAACTGTCATCATCCAAAACTTTAGAACGCCAAACAATAGGAAATGGTTGGATGTAGTTGGGATGGAATGAGTACCATTAGCATTAGTTTTGTTCACCTGATGTGCCTCGTCATGACGAAAGAACTCTCCCAAAAATACAcagtatttcaaaaaaattaggtGGGTCGTACCATAAACTTTGATTTTGGGGGCATAATTTCATCATGTGGCGCACCTGAGAGTTGAATCAGACTGATTTTCAGAATCAGTTGAGTCCATTCGAAACAGTAAACACACTTTTGGTAGCAGAAGACATTTGGCAAATTTCAATTTCCCCCCAAAAATAAGTGAATAGAATATTCCTATGCATGAGCAGGCACCACTAAAACGATTTCATGTTGGAGGTACCAACTAATTCTGTATAATCAGTACCATCATTTGCTTTTCAGACGCAACAAGCTACCTTTTTCAGAAGTTCTTTTTCTAACCATggaaccatgtgaagacattctaAGCATCTTCAGGAAGGGAGATGTCATGAGAGGACAGGAGATTTTCTTTCTTGGATGTAACAGAGGCCTTCCCTTGTTTCTTTGGCTTGACAAGTTCTTGGATCTCACATTAATAGAATTTGCCCGAGTGGACATCTTTGAAGCTTTCATTTCCTCAGAAATAGCAGTCTCTGGTCCAGTTACAGCATTCTTCCTAATAAACAGAGCGATGAAAAAGCCTTCCATGTCCTCTGCTAAATCCATCCTTAGCAAATGCTCAGCTGAAAGAGGAAAGGCAAAAGATACAATGTAAGAGAAGTTTATCTACTTGAATGAAAATCTGATGGCTTCTTTTGATAACACTCACAGCCTTCGAACACTGGGAGACCACGGCGAGGCCACTGTGGGAAGGGGGTTGCTAGTTGAAAATTGAGGGCAGCGGCAAGTGGGAGAACGGACTTGACAACATCCTCATTTTCTTCTTGGTGGATGGAGCATGTGCTGTACACAACTCTTTCAACAGCAGGGACTGAAAATGTTGAAATGCATGATGACATGGTTTTCTGAACATGGACTGTTGTCCAAGATATGAtgaaataaattttaagaaaatatagaaaaaggtcttttttttccttcttttttttttttttgcttaataataggaaaaaaaatctaCACTCTAAGACTGTTAGCCAGCAACTCTGTTGGTGGCTAATCCTCACTTGCAGGTAAGTGACTGTGTTAACTGACTCGTGCATGCACTTTATCGACCAGCTGTCAACAGCATGTGTGTGAGACTTAACCTAAatttaaccaaaaaaataaaaaataaaaaataaaaaaatccagacCAAATTATGAGATATCTGTCACTAATTGGGAACCTTTTGAGGGTTGTACACACGGAGCTGGTCAAATGCTTCCAAGGAGTATGACCCTTTTAAGACCCTCTTTTAGGTAGTATAGGGTTGCGAGGACATTTTAGGCTGTTATTAGTGAAAATAGCCTCTTTTAGATATTTGATTAATTTACCTAACCCTTCAATAGGTGTCCGGCAGAAAGACAGGAAAGAAAATGTGGCAATGGCTCATATTCCGATAAGCAAGACAAATATTCCACAAATAGAATCTTCCGATCTGTGGAATtattggtgcatgggccatccatggcGGGGTGCATCATACCAATGGTTTTGATCAGTAAGCAATGGGATCCTCTTATACAAAGTGAAAGCCCAGGTTCGCTGTAAAATCTCTTGGCCGAGCTTTGTATAGTACCTTAATGAAACAAACCACCGTCTAGTTATCCAAAACAAGCTTCTCCAGGGATACACTCAGGGTCTCCAAACTAGATCTAAAATCAGAAGCtgatcaaaaaattgaaaaagggtTTTATAACCTAAGTGCATGTGAACCTGCACGCATCATGCATGGACAGGCGTATCTATTAGTCTGAACGGGTTGATGAAGAATACAATCCGAGACTTCTAGATTTATCAACTGTGAAGTGGACGTAGAGAGATTATTATGATTTCTGAAATATTGTTTcactatatataattaaattataaaaatgcTACTCTAGCTTTTTCTTTCATCCTTTTTTTCCTGGATAGGTAAGCTGGGCTTAAACCCaggacctcaatgttgaaacacgcCCTGTCTAGCTTTCAGTTACGCCAGTTCTTAATAAATAGTCAACAACCATACTGGATTTTGCTTCAAATGTTTCCACAAacaaaatgaatgcattcaagggaccTTAGAGTAgtgccaataggtaataagatgaggaaaagtagacttagatggtttggtcatgtgccaTGGAGACCAAGAACCGTGTCGATTGGGAATAAGTTGGTACAAgtggaaggctctaaaagggcaagaggaatacccaaaaggacatggatgtagtaagaaaagactaaCTGAaagtatggcccttgatagagtggaatggcagaacaggattcatgtagccaactccAATTAATTAGGGgattaaagcttagatgatgatgatgatagtatCTGATTGAGCTGACATTGGTAAATATACAACTAGGGATATGTTTCTACAAAAATTTTACCTCGAAGTGTAATATGGGACACATCTCTAACAAGGTTCTTGtgtgctttggatatgattcagagACAAAGATCTCCACATTTTTTTAGGTCTTCTTGAAGGTCCTGCTGCAATCACTGGGAATAAAAGTGCTTCTGTCCTTGAGGTTTTAGACTACTTCAGTGTTTGCTAAATTTTTCGCGTGAATATTAGCCAAAGAAGATGCTGAATATCTCAAAGATTTAGGGTTATGGGCGAAGAtgccttaaggaatacatggatATGATAGTTATGCTTGAGAAGCAGTGTTCACCTTTTAAGCTGGTAATTTTTTTGTGTGTAAAATTATAGTGTTATAACCAGTACTATTTAGTTAAGTATTAGAAAAGGAAACTGATAAACATCATTTCCCACGAAAATCATTTTCAATGCATCTTCCTTAAGAATAGGTTCCAACTCAAAGACAAGTAAAAAATGCATTTTGTTCTGAAGCACTGAAACATACAGGATAATGCATGTTCAAGGGCTCTTTTCTGAAATGCAGCAAGCTTCTTAACACGTTGCATGTCTGCAGACTCTCCTACATAACCGCATGCAGTAAAGGAGATCAGCTATCCAGTATGAAAAAGATATACAATACAGAAGGTAGTGCATACTTCAATTAGATGCCATTTATataaaagaagaacaaaaaaaagaaacaaagaaagataAGAAGGCAGATAAAGTTGCTTAATTGGAATATTGATGCCTACATGATTAGCAATTGCCTGAAATGGAATGCCAGCAGTATACCACATTAGACAATgctaaaaaccaaataaaataaGATATAGAATTATCTGGTCCTATACTGCAGGACATATGGTATCCTGCAACACCCATgtctgtacatgtggggtctTAGTGTTCACTGACACAGACTGTCAATCTgaaggccccaccatggatggagatCTTCCAAAAATCTCGAAGATCAGAAGATCATAGATATCCATGTTTGGCATTCTATCTACTGAATGGGGACCTTTATTTATTCTGAATTGTGTATTTGTAGGCAATCGGTCAAAAGAATAGGATCCTCCAATTTGCAAGTTTTTGGGGCATCCCCATTCACCATGGGGCTCATCAGATCAACGATCTGAATCACTGAGCCATGGGCTCTACATGTATGAATTGTTTTGATGAGGACACCCCATCCTGTGGCTCACGGGACCTGATAATTTCTCAAAGATCAaatggaaagttttttttttttttgaagggtaactGCAATTTTATTTAAAGAAAGGAAGGGTAAAAGGGGGGTACAGGAATGGTTGGGTTTGTTTTGGTGACGAGGATTAGATCTTGTTCCGTTTGGATCTCAGGACCTGAGAGGTTGCTACGGTTTAGGTCGATTGGGGTTGACGGTCCCGGGTCCGGGTCCGGATATAGCACTGGAACGGACTCGAGAGGTGGTTTTGATTGAAGGGATGAGGCCACTTGGCATCCCGCAACGCTACCACTGTTCTCCTTTAATGCCATAAGAGACTGACTGGGAAACGGAGACCCACGCTGATGACGTGGCTCAATCTGCAATGCTCTTGGATTGATTCCCGCGTCTCGAGGGGCACAGCTATCGAGGCGCTGTAAATGGGTTTCAGAAGGAGCGACGCGTGTCCCCTGGAATGACTAATGCGGCAGGGAAACAGCTGGAGTCAGGCTTCGTGTTCCGCAGGAGCACCGATATCGAGCTCCTTCATGCTCCCTGGGCTCATCCGACGAACGGCCGGAGGAGGATCCTTGGCTCTCCAAATGTCGCCCCACCGAGGAATGAGATTGTCCTTCACCTCCCTTTGCACCGGAAGGAGGATTTGCCTGTTGTCTGCTAGAATCTGAATGTGGGGAGGAAGAGggtcctttttctttcttctaacaCGAACTCTAATGACCGCCAGTTCCTCACCTATCTTCGTTTTGAGATCCACCTCTATGAGAGAACCCAATAGGTTTGTCGTGGAGATGAAGAACTCGTCGTACCATAGCTCCATAGGGATTCCCCAAATTAGGATCCAAACCTCCATGCCGAAAATGGAGAACTCGTCCCAACTGAGGACCTTAGACACAGGGCCTTCGGAGTGGATGGAACCTGCCATTATCAATAGATCCGGATTGATCCCCAGGCAAACTCTCAGCCATAATTCATTGAAACCGATCGGTTTGATATTGTATTTTTCCAGTTTGAGACCACAACACTCGTCGATCCATTTCCGAACATCCGATATGGAGGCCCCTTCTTTAGCAATCACCACAACCGAATCCCTCAGTTCCATTCTT
Coding sequences within:
- the LOC131233262 gene encoding 17.3 kDa class II heat shock protein-like is translated as MDLRVVGLENPFFSALHQMLQDPHIPQDEEGPTRTYVRDAKAMASTPADIKEYPTKYVFEVDMPGIRSADIKVQVEDDKVLVISGERKREEDKEAKYVRMERRVGKFMRKFSLPENANVDAISAVCQDGVLAVTVEKLPPPEPKKPKTIEVKVV